The following is a genomic window from Sciurus carolinensis chromosome 3, mSciCar1.2, whole genome shotgun sequence.
AAATCTCAGTTTCATAGAAATTGACAGCGGGTGGTGGGGCACCATACAGAATTTCAAAGGGGGTTAGTCCTTGAGGGCCAGGGGTGTTCCTGGCCCTGTACAAAGCTAAAGGCAGGAGTTGCACCCAGTCTCTAGTGCCAGTTTCAAGCGTTAATTTGGTTAAAGTCTCCTTGATAgttctattcattctttctacctgccctgagctttggggtcggtAAGCACAATGTAATTTCCAATTAATCCCCAATGTACTGGCCACTAACTGACTTACCTGGGAGGTGAAGGCAGGCCCGTTATCTGAACCAATGGCCCCAGGTACACCATACCTTGGAAAGATTTCTTCCAGTAGCTTCTTTGCTACGACTTTAGCAGTCTCATGCCGAGTGGGATATGCTTctacccatcctgaaaaagtgtctacaaaaactaaaagatacCTGTATCCATACATACCAGGCTTGATTTCTGTGAAGTCGACTTCCCAACTGGTTCCAGGCTTGTGCCCTCTGGCCCGGATTCCaatcccaaattttattttacctgcGTTAACCTGAGCACAAGCTTGACAATTTCTCACGACTTGCCTGATGATTGAGTCTCTGTGGGGCAGGTATAGATTTCCTTCTCCATGATCCAAGAGGGTTCTCATCTTTTTAGCTCCCAAATGAGTAAGTCAGTGCAAGGACCTTATTATTTCTTTGGTGTGTTTGATAGGCATTACAGTTTTTCCCTGGTATTCCCATGTGCCTTCAGCCGGGTTATAGGTGGCCTCTAGGTGTTGCACAATGTCCAAATCTGGGTCCTCATAGACCCAGTGTTCATCGAAGTCCTCAGGCGACTTCTTAACCTTTTGTGGCAATAGGGTGGTCACTAGGAGTTGTGGTCCTAGAGCCGCATTTCTTGCAGTTTCGTCTGCCAGCCTGTTCCCTTTTGCCTCCGGGTGATCCCCCTTCTGGTGACCGGGACAGTGTACTATGCTTAGTTTCTTTGGCAAGAACAAGGCTTTTAGTAAggctaaaatttcagttttatttttgatctcCTTTCCATCTGAAGTTAGCAATCCTCGCCGTCGATAAATTTCTCCATGAATGTGGGCGGTGGCAAAGGCATACCTACTGTCTGTATACACATTGAGTTTCTTTCCTTCAGCTAGTTTTAATGCCTGTGTTAAGGCTATCAATTCTGCCCGCTGAGCTGAAGTTCCTCCCGGTAGTGCACTTGCCCAAATTACCTCTGACTCGGTGGTGATAGCTGCTCCCGCCCGTCGTTCCCCATCAAGTAGATAACTGCTTCCATCAGTGTACCATACCAGCTCTGCGTCCTTCATAGGTTGATCTGTGAGATCTGGTCTGGTTCCTTGGGTTTCTGCAAGAATCTGCTGGCAGTTATGGGGGGTAGGTCCTCCTGGAAGGGGCAGGAGTGTTGCTGGGTTTAAGGTGACAACGGGGCCGAATTGGATTCGGTCCGTGTCCAGCAGCAGAGATTGGTAGTGGGTGAGCCGGGCATTAGAAATCCAGCGGTCGGGAGGTTGACGAATAATGGCCTCGATGGTATGGGGTGTTAGTAAAGTTAATGGCTGTCCCAGAGTCAATTTGGTGGCATCTTTAATTAGGATGGCGACTGCCGCCACCATCCGAAGGCAAGGGGGCCATCCTGATGCTACAGGATCCAATTTCTTGGACAAGTAGACTATAGGACGCCTCCAAGGTCCTAATTTTTGGGTTAGGACTCCTTTAGCATAGCCTTGTTTCTCGTCTACAAACAGATCAAAGGGTCTGGTGACATCTGGCAGACCCAAGGCAGGGGCAGACAGGAGGGCCAATTTAATTTGATCAAATGCCATCTGATGTTCCTCAGTCCAAGTaaatgggttgttttgttttgtcagtggGTACAAAGGGGCTGCAATTTCCGCGAACCCAGGAATCCATAGTCTGCAAAATCCTGCAGTCCCTAGAAATTCCCGCAGCTGCTTGGGGTTCTTGGGGACTGGGATGCTTGAAATAGTCTCTTTTCTGGCTGGGGTCAGCCACCTTTGGCCATCACGTAGCTCATAGCCAAGGTAAGTAACTTTGGTTTGACAAATTTGTGCCTTTTTGGCTGATGCCCGGTACCCTAGTTGCCCTAGGGTTTGCAATAACGCTTTCGTTCCTTCCAGGCATTCCTCCTCAGAGGTAGCTGCCAATaagatgtcatccacatattggagcaTTATTAAGGAGGGGTGTCTTACCCGGAAGTCGGCCAAGTCCTGGTGTAAAGCCTCGTCAAAGAGTGTCGGGCTGTTCTTGAATCCCTGCGGTAGTCTGGTCCAGGTCAGCTGCCCAGAGAGCCCCTTCTCAGGATCCCTCCATTCAAATGCAAAGAGGGCCTGGCTTTGGGGGCTTAACCTTAGGCAGAAGAATGCGTCCTTTAAATCCAATACTGTGTACCAGGTGTGAGTGGGAGGCAGGGTGCTCAGGAGGTTGTAGGGATTAGGCACCGTGGGGTGAATATCTTCTacccttttatttacttctcttAAGTCCTGAACTGGCCGGTAATCTTTAGTCCCGGGCTTCTTAACTGGGAGTAAGGGGGTATTCCAGGGCGATCGACAAGGGGTTAGATTGCCTTGGTCTAAGAGCCGCTGGATGTGTGGCTTAATGCCCTGGTAAGCCTCCATTGACATGGGGTACTGCTTGATGTTAATAGGGGAGGCAGTAGTCTTAAGTGGAATCACTATAGGGGGCTGGCGTATTGCCATCCCCACTTCCCCGGTTTCTGCCCAAGCTTCTGGGTAAGTAGTAATCCAATAGTCCATGTTCCGATCGGGTTGTGGGGTGCTATCAAATAGTCGGTACTCATCTTCCAATTTAAAGGTTAGTATATGTAAAGGAGCCCCGTTTGGTCCGCTGACTGAGGCTttcccattttcaaaatgaatttgggTTTTCAATTTAGTTAGTAAGTCTCTTCCTAGTAGTGGGTATGGACAGTCAGGTACATGTAAGAATGAGTGGGAGACTTTACCTGAGGCAAGATGCACTTCTCTTTTGGTGGTCCATCGGTAAGATTTGCACCCGGTGGCTCCTTGGACCCATGTGGTCTTGCTGCTCAAGGGCCCTGGAGCTTGGGTTAGTACCGAATGTTGGGCTCCGGTGTCTACTAGGAAAGTAATCGGTTGCTCCCCCACTCGAAGAGTTACCCGGGGCTCAGGGGGGAGCTCCTGGCCCTGACGCCCCTAATCTTCATCATCTAAAGCCAGCAATTGGGGGCTCGGTTTGGGTACTTCCTTAAGTTGGGAAGCCTTTTTGGGTTCTTTGGACAGTCCTTAACCCAGTGTCCTTTTTCCTTGCAGTAGGCACATTGGTCATGCTCTACGAGGGGCCTGCTTcgccctttttcctttcctagcCTATTCTCCTTTAGTTCTGCCTGCGCGACCGTGGCCAgtattttacttaattctttatttctcttttgatctctttccctttcccttctatcTAATTCCTCTTTGTATctcatctctctttcctcttgcactttcctaattctttcttccctttcttctggagTTTCCCTCttattaaaaatcctttctgCTTCCTTCAGTAAATCTGCCAAGGAATAGTCCTGCAGATTATCCAACCTTTGTAACTTGCTTCTTATATCTGGGGCTGATTGCCAGATAAATGCCATGGAGACGTTACCTTTCTGCTCCTCACTATCTGGATCGAAGGGAGTGAATCTTCGATAAGCCTCTTTCAACCTTTCTAGAAATGCGGTCGGGGTTTCTTCCGCCCGTTGAATAGTCTGTCTTACCTGGGCCAAATTAGTGGGCCGTCGCCCTGCTCCATGGAGACCCGCTATAAGCAACTGGCGATAGAGACGTAGGTGGTTCCTACCTTCATCAGTGCTATAGTCCCAATCTGGTCGGGTCAAAGGAAAGGCTTCATTGATCAGGTTTGGTAGTTGAGTGGGACGCCCATTATCCCCTGGAACATTTTTTCGAGCCTCCAGTAACACTTTTTGTTTCTCCTCAGAGGTGAGGAGAGTCTGGAGAAGTTGCTGACAATCATCCCAGGTTGGCTGGTGGGTCACTAGAACAGACTCAATCAGAGAAATCAAGGCAACTGGGTCACTAGAGAAAGGAGGGTTATGAGCCTTCCAATTATAAAGATCAGAGGCGGAGAATGGCCAATACTGGTATGGACTATTAGGGCCCCCTGTCTGGCGCAAGGGGAAGGCTTTTGAAGTTTTCCCCAGATTTGGGGGTTCTCGGCGTCCCCGGAGTCGCCCCACCATGGGGGATGGGTCTGGAGGGGCACCGGCGACAGgtgattcttcctcttcttcGGAGGAATCTGAATGGGGAGCTGGAAGAGGTTGGGGTGGATAGGGTGGGGGTTCCTCTGTCATCAGGTCCATCAGGGTGGATTCATCGGGTGGAAGGATCGTTCGCGACTTTGACCTGCTTGAGGCTGGGGGTTTAGACTTATCTAATATAGGGTACAACCTAGAACTTTGGGTAGATGGTGCCGGAATGGGAGCAAGGGGTGCAGATGGGAGAGGTGAGGGGCTTagaggagaagggggagagggCTTAAGTGAGGAGAAAGGGGTGACCCATGGGGGTGGGTTAGAGACTAGATTTTCCCAAGTCACGATGTAGGGGACTTGATCTGGGTGTCCTCTGGGTCCTAGAATGAAAAACTTGGGATTTGACCTGTGAAATAAGATCAAGGTTAAAGGTTCCTTCTTTGGGCCAACCGACATTGAAAGCTGGCCATTCAGAGGAGCAGAGTGCtatccattttttctttgtaatctcGACCGACATGTTGTTGGCTCGGCTCCGGACATCCTGCCAATGGTCGAGAGTGAGACTTAGaggggttaccatggattgccccatctTTGCCTCAGGATGTAAAAGGAGGTAAAGAAAAGTACACaacaagacaaagacaaaaccacaaaAGACAATCGCTGCGCGCTTTCGACACAAGCCGAAAGTATCTAAGGGTGCCAACGAACTGGGGAGTTCTTGGCCAAATCTCAAAACGGTGTATCCTTCGGAGACACCTGAGGCCCCGAAAAATCGGGCGCCCGGGATccctgggacgtctcccagggtggcaggggagaagtcagagttcgtcaactccttctcaggCTGCCCAAAAATACAAATGGAACACGCGTGCCCCTACAAAGTACTATCGCTGCGCTtcaagacagaaagacagaacaaCTACACAAACCAAGAcagacaagaacaaaaaaaaaatttttgtgctgGCCAGCTTACCTCCCAGAGTACTTTCGGCCGTTCCTCGGACAGGGGTCCGGGGTGATCTCGTctgatctcggtgggacctccaaatgaaagaccctaagcccccctgtccaaggaagaactcacgtaatcactggctgcaaaagcaagaggcagtttattggttacacaggcgcctgcgggtgcgcagcaaaacctcagccggagcttcggtt
Proteins encoded in this region:
- the LOC124980240 gene encoding LOW QUALITY PROTEIN: uncharacterized protein LOC124980240 (The sequence of the model RefSeq protein was modified relative to this genomic sequence to represent the inferred CDS: deleted 1 base in 1 codon; substituted 2 bases at 2 genomic stop codons) translates to MGQSMVTPLSLTLDHWQDVRSRANNMSVEITKKKWIALCSSEWPAFNVGWPKEGTFNLDLISQVKSQVFHSGPRGHPDQVPYIVTWENLVSNPPPWVTPFSSLKPSPPSPLSPSPLPSAPLAPIPAPSTQSSRLYPILDKSKPPASSRSKSRTILPPDESTLMDLMTEEPPPYPPQPLPAPHSDSSEEEEESPVAGAPPDPSPMVGRLRGRREPPNLGKTSKAFPLRQTGGPNSPYQYWPFSASDLYNWKAHNPPFSSDPVALISLIESVLVTHQPTWDDCQQLLQTLLTSEEKQKVLLEARKNVPGDNGRPTQLPNLINEAFPLTRPDWDYSTDEGRNHLRLYRQLLIAGLHGAGRRPTNLAQVRQTIQRAEETPTAFLERLKEAYRRFTPFDPDSEEQKGNVSMAFIWQSAPDIRSKLQRLDNLQDYSLADLLKEAERIFNKRETPEEREERIRKVQEEREMRYKEELDRRERERDQKRNKELSKILATVAQAELKENRLGKEKGRSRPLVEHDQCAYCKEKGHWVKDCPKNPKSPQLLALDDEDXGRQGQELPPEPRVTLRVGEQPITFLVDTGAQHSVLTQAPGPLSSKTTWVQGATGCKSYRWTTKREVHLASGKVSHSFLHVPDCPYPLLGRDLLTKLKTQIHFENGKASVSGPNGAPLHILTFKLEDEYRLFDSTPQPDRNMDYWITTYPEAWAETGEVGMAIRQPPIVIPLKTTASPINIKQYPMSMEAYQGIKPHIQRLLDQGNLTPCRSPWNTPLLPVKKPGTKDYRPVQDLREVNKRVEDIHPTVPNPYNLLSTLPPTHTWYTVLDLKDAFFCLRLSPQSQALFAFEWRDPEKGLSGQLTWTRLPQGFKNSPTLFDEALHQDLADFRVRHPSLIMLQYVDDILLAATSEEECLEGTKALLQTLGQLGYRASAKKAQICQTKVTYLGYELRDGQRWLTPARKETISSIPVPKNPKQLREFLGTAGFCRLWIPGFAEIAAPLYPLTKQNNPFTWTEEHQMAFDQIKLALLSAPALGLPDVTRPFDLFVDEKQGYAKGVLTQKLGPWRRPIVYLSKKLDPVASGWPPCLRMVAAVAILIKDATKLTLGQPLTLLTPHTIEAIIRQPPDRWISNARLTHYQSLLLDTDRIQFGPVVTLNPATLLPLPGGPTPHNCQQILAETQGTRPDLTDQPMKDAELVWYTDGSSYLLDGERRAGAAITTESEVIWASALPGGTSAQRAELIALTQALKLAEGKKLNVYTDSRYAFATAHIHGEIYRRRGLLTSDGKEIKNKTEILALLKALFLPKKLSIVHCPGHQKGDHPEAKGNRLADETARNAALGPQLLVTTLLPQKVKKSPEDFDEHWVYEDPDLDIVQHLEATYNPAEGTWEYQGKTVMPIKHTKEIIRSLHXLTHLGAKKMRTLLDHGEGNLYLPHRDSIIRQVVRNCQACAQVNAGKIKFGIGIRARGHKPGTSWEVDFTEIKPGMYGYRYLLVFVDTFSGWVEAYPTRHETAKVVAKKLLEEIFPRYGVPGAIGSDNGPAFTSQVSQLVASTLGINWKLHCAYRPQSSGQVERMNRTIKETLTKLTLETGTRDWVQLLPLALYRARNTPGPQGLTPFEILYGAPPPAVNFYETEISALFTPTLQTHLRALQLVQNEVWKPLAAAYKEQLEKPTVPHSFKIGDTVWVRRHQSKNLEPCWKGPYTVLLTTPTAIKVDGIAAWIHAAHAKAAHPQDSAPTPQESTWRLRRTQNPLKIRLSRC